The Streptococcus mitis genomic sequence CAGTCAAAAAAGAAGAAAACAGTCCTTTTGCTGGCTTACAAGGACTATTTGATGGAGACGAATAATGGTCTTGTCAAAAAAACGAGCACGAAAGGTGCTAGAAGAAATCATTGCTCTTTTTCCAGATGCCAAGCCCAGTCTTGATTTCACTAATCATTTTGAACTCTTGGTTGCGGTCATGTTGTCAGCTCAGACAACGGATGCAGCGGTAAATAAGGCCACACCAGGTCTCTTTGCTGCCTTTCCAACGCCACAAGCCATGTCTGTTGCAACAGAAAGTGAAATTGCCTCACACATTTCTCGCCTAGGACTGTATCGAAATAAGGCTAAATTTCTAAAAAAATGTGCCCAACAGTTACTAGACGATTTCGATGGTCAAGTCCCTCAAACACGAGAGGAATTGGAGAGTTTGTCAGGTGTTGGTCGCAAGACAGCCAATGTTGTCATGAGTGTAGGCTTTGGGATTCCAGCCTTTGCAGTGGACACTCATGTTGAGCGTATCTGCAAGCATCATGATATTGTCAAGAAATCTGCTACACCGCTTGAGGTGGAAAAGAGGGTTATGGATATCTTGCCGCCTGAGCAGTGGTTAGCAGCTCATCAGGCTATGATTTATTTTGGAAGAGCCATTTGTCATCCTAAAAATCCAGAGTGTGACCAGTACCCACAATTATATGATTTTAGCAATTTGTAAGATGGAACATCGAAAGTTTTTGCTTGATTTTAAGCATGCTTTGTGCTATAGTATTTGATAACTAAATATTCCTTTAAACCTGTCCCGTGAGGCAGGCAAGGAGAACGATTAAGTAGAAGGGTGAAGTCTATACTGTTTCCAGTAGGGCTAGCTTAGCTATACATTTCAAGTCTCCTTGTTTAAGGAGACTTTTCTTTTTGGAGGTTTGTCATGAAGACAAAAGAAGTTGTAGACGAATTGACCGTCAAACGAGCGATTACGCGTATTACTTATGAGATTATCGAGCGCAACAAAGATTTGAATAAAATCGTCTTAGCTGGTATTAAAACTCGTGGTGTCTTTATCGCCCACCGTATCCAAGAACGTTTGGAGCAACTAGAAAATCTTTCAGTTCCAGTTGTGGAATTGGATACCAAACCTTTCCGTGATGACGTTAAAAGCGGAGAAGATACTTCTTTGATTTCTGTTGATGTGACAGGCCGTGAAGTTATCTTGGTGGATGATGTGCTTTATACGGGTCGTACCATTCGCGCTGCTATTGATAATATTGTAGGTCATGGTCGTCCTGCGCGCGTGAGTTTAGCAGTTCTAGTCGATCGTGGACATAGAGAATTGCCAATCCGTCCAGATTACGTTGGAAAAAATATCCCAACCAGTCGTTCTGAAGAAATCATCGTAGAGATGGCAGAACTTGATGGCAAAGACAGAGTTCTGATTACTGAAGAAGCTTAGAAAGCTAAAGGAGTAGCCATGTCAGAAAATCAACAAGCATTGAACCATGTGGTGTCCATGGAAGACCTCACTGTCGATCAAGTCATGAAATTGATCAAGCGAGGAATTGAGTTTAAAAACGGAGCTCAGCTTCCCTATGAAGACCATCCGATTGTTTCCAATCTTTTCTTTGAGGATTCTACACGGACGCATAAGTCCTTTGAAGTGGCAGAGATTAAACTGGGGCTGGAACGACTTGACTTTGATGTGAAGACCAGCTCGGTCAATAAGGGTGAAACACTTTATGATACTATCTTGACTCTGTCTGCCTTAGGAGTGGATGTCTGTGTGATTCGCCACCCAGAGGTCGACTACTACAGAGAGTTGATTGCTAGTCCGACGATTACGACTTCCATCATCAATGGTGGAGATGGTTCGGGACAACATCCTAGCCAGAGCTTGCTTGATTTGATGACCATTTATGAGGAATTTGGTCACTTTGAGGGGCTCAAGGTTGCTATTGCAGGTGACTTGGACCACTCACGCGTTGCCAAATCCAATATGCAGATTTTGAAACGCTTGGGAGCTGAACTTTACTTTGCTGGACCTGAGGAATGGAGAAGTCAAGAGTTTGCAGACTATGGACAGTTTGTAACCATTGATGAAATCATTGATCAGGTGGATGTCATGATGTTTCTCCGTGTGCAACATGAACGCCATGATAGTGGAGCTGTATTTTCAAAAGAAGACTACCATGCCCAACATGGCCTGACTCAAGAACGTTATGACCGTTTGAAAGAAACAGCAATCCTTATGCACCCAGCTCCAGTCAATCGTGATGTAGAAATCGCAGATCACTTGGTTGAAGCACCAAAATCACGGATTGTCCAACAAATGACCAATGGTGTCTTTGTTCGAATGGCAATCTTAGAATCCGTACTGGCGAGTAGAAACGCCAACTAAAACACAAGACGTTAAAAGACGCCAGTGAGCGTCCACGAGAGGTGAAAAAATGACAAAAAGACTTCTAGTATTAGAAGATGGAACAGTTTTTGAAGGCAAGGCCTTCGGAGCAGATATTGATGTAACAGGCGAAATCGTCTTTAATACAGGCATGACCGGATACCAAGAATCCATTACAGACCAGTCTTATAATGGGCAAATCTTGACCTTTACCTATCCATTGGTAGGAAATTACGGAATTAACCGTGATGACTATGAATCCATTATTCCTACTTGTAAGGGGGTTGTTGTTTTCGAAGAAGCACGTAGAGCAAGCAACTGGCGCAATCAAATGACCTTGGATGAATTTTTGAAAGCCAAGAAAATTCCTGGTATTTCAGGGATTGATACGCGTGCCCTTACCAAGATTATCCGTAAGCATGGTACTATGCGTGCAACTCTGACCCATGTTGGAGATAGCATGGATCATGTGACTGACCAGCTCCAGGCAACGGTATTGCCGACAGACAATATTAAGCAGGTTTCTACTAAAACATCCTATCCAGCTCCAGGAGTTGGTTTGAGCGTGGTGTTAGTGGACTTTGGCCTCAAGCACTCAATCCTACGTGAACTTTCGAAGCGCAACTGTAATGTGACCGTGGTTCCATACACGACAACGGCAGAAGAAATTCTTCATCTTAATCCTGACGGAGTTATGTTGTCAAATGGGCCAGGTAACCCAGAAGACGTTCCCCAAGCACTTGACATGATTCGCGGTGTGCAAGGAAAAATTCCAATCTTTGGTATTTGTATGGGGCATCAACTCTTTGCAATGGCAAATGGTGCTAAGACCTACAAGATGAAATTTGGACACCGTGGATTCAACCATGCGGTACGCGAAATTGCTACAGGACGTGTGGATTTTACAAGTCAAAACCATGGTTATGCAGTTAGCCGTGAGGATTTGCCAGAACACTTGATTATCACCCACGAAGAAATCAATGACAAGTCAGTTGAAGGCGTGCGTCACAGATACCAACCTGCTTTCTCTGTCCAATACCATCCAGATGCGGCCCCTGGTCCACACGACGCTAGCTACCTATTTGATGAGTTTATAGAGATGATGGAAGCTTTTAAACAATCAAACTAAGAACGAGTAAAAGCTCGTCGGAGAATTTATGTAACTGAACACGGACGGAAAGCTCGGAATTTAGATAAACCAACTGGGATTGTCAATCCTTCCTTGGTTTCCTAAAATTCAATCGCTTTCTATTCGTCCTTTGTATCTTATTTAATGTCGCCCTGTGAGGCGACGAATAGAAAGGAGAAGATACATTGTTCGCGGAAGTGAACACGCCCTAAGAACTGTGTGAAAAAGATAATCATCGTCTTGACGCTGAAGGCGTCTGCACCGAGTTTCCTATTTTCACTGTGTTCTTTACGGGCTTTGTATCATAAACTATGCCTAAACGTACTGATATTCAAAAAATTATGGTGATTGGTTCTGGTCCGATTATTATTGGTCAGGCTGCTGAGTTTGACTACGCTGGGACCCAGGCTTGCTTGTCTTTGAAAGAGGAAGGTTATGAGGTTGTCTTGGTTAACTCAAACCCTGCAACTATCATGACGGATAAGGAAATTGCTGATAAGGTTTATATTGAACCAATTACACTTGAGTTTGTGACACGTATTCTTCGTAAGGAGCGTCCAGATGCCTTGCTACCAACACTCGGTGGGCAAACTGGTCTTAATATGGCCATGGAATTGTCTAAAAATGGTATCCTTGATGAGCTTGGTGTTGAGCTTCTGGGAACTAAATTATCTGCCATTGACCAAGCGGAGGACCGTGACCTCTTTAAACAATTGATGGAAGAATTGGAGCAACCAATTCCAGAATCTGAAATTGTAAACACTGTTGAAGAAGCTGTTGCCTTTGCAGCGACAATTGGTTACCCAGTTATCGTTCGTCCAGCCTTTACACTTGGTGGTACTGGTGGTGGTATGTGTGCCAACGAGGAAGAATTGCGTGAAATCGCTGAAAATGGATTGAAATTGTCACCTGTGACCCAATGTTTGATTGAGCGTTCAATCGCAGGTTTCAAGGAAATCGAATACGAAGTGATGCGTGACTCAGCTGACAATGCTTTGGTTGTTTGTAACATGGAAAACTTTGACCCAGTTGGGATTCACACAGGAGATTCCATTGTATTTGCCCCTGCGCAAACCATGTCAGACTATGAAAACCAAATGCTACGTGATGCGAGCTTGAGCATTATTCGCGCCCTTAAGATTGAAGGGGGATGTAACGTTCAGCTAGCCCTTGATCCGCATAGCTTCAAATACTATGTCATCGAAGTAAACCCCCGTGTATCACGTTCTTCAGCCCTTGCTTCTAAGGCGACAGGTTACCCAATTGCCAAATTGGCTGCCAAGATTGCAGTTGGTTTGACTTTGGATGAGGTCATCAACCCAGTTACGGGTTCAACCTATGCCATGTTTGAACCAGCTCTTGACTACGTTGTTGCCAAGATTCCTCGTTTCCCATTTGACAAGTTTGAAAAGGGTGAGCGCCGTCTTGGGACACAGATGAAGGCCACTGGAGAAGTCATGGCAATCGGTCGAAACATCGAAGAATCACTTCTTAAGGCCTGTCGCTCACTTGAAATTGGGGTGCACCACAATGAAATGCCTGAACTTGCAGAGGTTTCTGATGATTCCTTGATTGAAAAAGTAGTCAAAGCCCAGGATGACCGTCTCTTCTACGTATCAGAAGCAATTCGTCGTGGTTACACACCAGAAGAAATTGCTGAATTGACTAAGATTGATATCTTCTATCTTGATAAACTCCTACATATCTTTGAAATTGAGCAGGAGTTGGGAGCTCATCCACAAGATCTAGACGTTTTGAAAACGGCTAAACTCAATGGATTTTCAGACCGTAAGATTGCTGAACTCTGGGAAACGACAGCTGATCAAGTTCGCCAACTTCGTTTGGAAAACAAGATTGTTCCAGTTTATAAGATGGTAGATACTTGTGCGGCAGAGTTTGACTCTGAAACACCATACTTCTATTCAACCTATGGTTGGGAAAATGAATCTATCAAGTCTGATAAGGAATCTGTACTTGTCCTAGGTTCTGGTCCAATCCGTATCGGTCAAGGGGTCGAGTTTGACTATGCGACAGTTCACTCTGTTAAGGCTATCCAGGCTGCTGGTTACGAAGCCATCATCATGAACTCAAACCCAGAGACTGTTTCAACAGACTTCTCTGTGTCTGACAAGCTCTACTTTGAACCATTGACTTTTGAAGATGTCATGAATGTTATCGATTTGGAGCAACCAAAAGGTGTTATCGTTCAGTTCGGTGGTCAAACAGCCATCAACCTTGCGGAGCCATTGGCAAAAGCAGGTGTGACTATCCTTGGTACACAGGTTGCTGACCTAGACCGTGCCGAAGACCGTGACCTCTTTGAGCAAGCTCTTAAAGACTTAGATATTCCTCAGCCACCAGGACAAACGGCTACCAATGAAGAAGAAGCAGTGCTTGCAGCTCGCAAGATTGGTTTCCCAGTTCTAGTTCGCCCATCTTATGTACTTGGTGGACGTGCCATGGAAATCGTTGAAAACGAAGAAGACCTTCGTTCTTACATGCGTACCGCTGTTAAGGCTAGTCCAGACCACCCAGTTCTTGTTGACTCATACATCGTTGGGCAAGAGTGCGAAGTTGATGCCATCTCAGACGGGGAAAATGTTCTCATCCCTGGTATCATGGAGCATATCGAACGTGCCGGTGTCCACTCAGGTGACTCAATGGCCGTTTACCCACCACAAACCTTGTCGCAAAAGGTGCAAGAAACAATCTCAGACTATACTAAACGCCTAGCAATCGGTCTTAACTGCCTTGGAATGATGAACATCCAGTTTGTTATCAAGGATGAAAAA encodes the following:
- a CDS encoding carbamoyl phosphate synthase small subunit; amino-acid sequence: MTKRLLVLEDGTVFEGKAFGADIDVTGEIVFNTGMTGYQESITDQSYNGQILTFTYPLVGNYGINRDDYESIIPTCKGVVVFEEARRASNWRNQMTLDEFLKAKKIPGISGIDTRALTKIIRKHGTMRATLTHVGDSMDHVTDQLQATVLPTDNIKQVSTKTSYPAPGVGLSVVLVDFGLKHSILRELSKRNCNVTVVPYTTTAEEILHLNPDGVMLSNGPGNPEDVPQALDMIRGVQGKIPIFGICMGHQLFAMANGAKTYKMKFGHRGFNHAVREIATGRVDFTSQNHGYAVSREDLPEHLIITHEEINDKSVEGVRHRYQPAFSVQYHPDAAPGPHDASYLFDEFIEMMEAFKQSN
- the carB gene encoding carbamoyl-phosphate synthase large subunit; its protein translation is MPKRTDIQKIMVIGSGPIIIGQAAEFDYAGTQACLSLKEEGYEVVLVNSNPATIMTDKEIADKVYIEPITLEFVTRILRKERPDALLPTLGGQTGLNMAMELSKNGILDELGVELLGTKLSAIDQAEDRDLFKQLMEELEQPIPESEIVNTVEEAVAFAATIGYPVIVRPAFTLGGTGGGMCANEEELREIAENGLKLSPVTQCLIERSIAGFKEIEYEVMRDSADNALVVCNMENFDPVGIHTGDSIVFAPAQTMSDYENQMLRDASLSIIRALKIEGGCNVQLALDPHSFKYYVIEVNPRVSRSSALASKATGYPIAKLAAKIAVGLTLDEVINPVTGSTYAMFEPALDYVVAKIPRFPFDKFEKGERRLGTQMKATGEVMAIGRNIEESLLKACRSLEIGVHHNEMPELAEVSDDSLIEKVVKAQDDRLFYVSEAIRRGYTPEEIAELTKIDIFYLDKLLHIFEIEQELGAHPQDLDVLKTAKLNGFSDRKIAELWETTADQVRQLRLENKIVPVYKMVDTCAAEFDSETPYFYSTYGWENESIKSDKESVLVLGSGPIRIGQGVEFDYATVHSVKAIQAAGYEAIIMNSNPETVSTDFSVSDKLYFEPLTFEDVMNVIDLEQPKGVIVQFGGQTAINLAEPLAKAGVTILGTQVADLDRAEDRDLFEQALKDLDIPQPPGQTATNEEEAVLAARKIGFPVLVRPSYVLGGRAMEIVENEEDLRSYMRTAVKASPDHPVLVDSYIVGQECEVDAISDGENVLIPGIMEHIERAGVHSGDSMAVYPPQTLSQKVQETISDYTKRLAIGLNCLGMMNIQFVIKDEKVYVIEVNPRASRTVPFLSKVTNIPMAQVATKLILGQKLEELGYQDGLYPESTRVHIKAPVFSFTKLAKVDSLLGPEMKSTGEVMGSDTTLEKALYKAFEASYLHLPTFGNVVFTIADDAKEEALDLARRFQNIGYGILATEGTAAFFASHGLQAQPVGKIGDDDKDIPSFVRKGRIQAIINTVGTKRTADEDGEQIRRSAIEHGVPLFTALDTANAMLKVLESRSFVTEAI
- the nth gene encoding endonuclease III, with the protein product MVLSKKRARKVLEEIIALFPDAKPSLDFTNHFELLVAVMLSAQTTDAAVNKATPGLFAAFPTPQAMSVATESEIASHISRLGLYRNKAKFLKKCAQQLLDDFDGQVPQTREELESLSGVGRKTANVVMSVGFGIPAFAVDTHVERICKHHDIVKKSATPLEVEKRVMDILPPEQWLAAHQAMIYFGRAICHPKNPECDQYPQLYDFSNL
- the pyrR gene encoding bifunctional pyr operon transcriptional regulator/uracil phosphoribosyltransferase PyrR, with product MKTKEVVDELTVKRAITRITYEIIERNKDLNKIVLAGIKTRGVFIAHRIQERLEQLENLSVPVVELDTKPFRDDVKSGEDTSLISVDVTGREVILVDDVLYTGRTIRAAIDNIVGHGRPARVSLAVLVDRGHRELPIRPDYVGKNIPTSRSEEIIVEMAELDGKDRVLITEEA
- a CDS encoding aspartate carbamoyltransferase catalytic subunit, whose amino-acid sequence is MSENQQALNHVVSMEDLTVDQVMKLIKRGIEFKNGAQLPYEDHPIVSNLFFEDSTRTHKSFEVAEIKLGLERLDFDVKTSSVNKGETLYDTILTLSALGVDVCVIRHPEVDYYRELIASPTITTSIINGGDGSGQHPSQSLLDLMTIYEEFGHFEGLKVAIAGDLDHSRVAKSNMQILKRLGAELYFAGPEEWRSQEFADYGQFVTIDEIIDQVDVMMFLRVQHERHDSGAVFSKEDYHAQHGLTQERYDRLKETAILMHPAPVNRDVEIADHLVEAPKSRIVQQMTNGVFVRMAILESVLASRNAN